From Halorientalis litorea:
GTGCAGGCCGTCAAGCACACGTGGGAGACGATTCCGATGTGCCACCAGATTCCCATCACGAACGTCGAGACGGACTTCGAAATCGGGGAGGAACGCGTCACGCTGACCGTCGCCGTGGAGACGACGGGCAAGACTGGCTGTGAGATGGAGGCACTCGAAGGCGTCACCACCGGCCTGAACGTCGTCTGGGACATGGTGAAAGCCGCAGAGAAGGACGACGACGGCCAGTACCCGGACACGGGCATCGCGGACGTGCGGGTCGTCGAGAAGACGAAACGGCCGTTGTGAGGGTTCACGGCGGTAGTTCGTAGCGTTGTGAATCTTCTGTCTCCGGCCGAACCACGACACATAAGTCCGGGAAGGCCCAACTGTCAGGTAGCATATGAGGAATTTAGGACTCAAAGCGCGAATGGCCGTCGTCGGGTCGATACTGTTCGC
This genomic window contains:
- the moaC gene encoding cyclic pyranopterin monophosphate synthase MoaC; amino-acid sequence: MSDDTGGAASEGTDDDLTHTDESGDVQMVDVGDKPDTARRAVARGEIRLQPPTLAAIEGNEVAKGDVLATARVGAVQAVKHTWETIPMCHQIPITNVETDFEIGEERVTLTVAVETTGKTGCEMEALEGVTTGLNVVWDMVKAAEKDDDGQYPDTGIADVRVVEKTKRPL